In a single window of the Streptomyces sp. NBC_00353 genome:
- a CDS encoding DUF4328 domain-containing protein encodes MTRPSDAVPRSPQSLARAAQILIGLYALLDPTRPKLFDATDDGLFYSRYVSASFLVGLATFVTFLLWFRRCRYNAQALSVGPFAHTPGWAVGAWFTPVLMWWRPRRTALDIHRAVGHDPAPDTTVTLINAWWAAWIAHMVGAVMATSASYADSVVLSVASQALYLIAAVLVILVIQRITAAQTRAVATYVPTRVPAA; translated from the coding sequence ATGACAAGACCGTCCGATGCCGTCCCCCGCAGCCCTCAATCGCTCGCACGGGCTGCACAGATCCTCATAGGGCTGTACGCCCTGCTCGACCCCACGCGGCCGAAGCTCTTCGACGCGACCGACGACGGGCTCTTCTACTCCCGCTACGTGTCGGCCTCCTTCCTGGTGGGGCTCGCCACGTTCGTCACCTTCCTGCTCTGGTTCCGCCGGTGCCGGTACAACGCCCAGGCGCTGTCGGTCGGCCCGTTCGCCCACACACCGGGCTGGGCGGTGGGCGCCTGGTTCACGCCGGTACTGATGTGGTGGCGGCCCCGTCGTACAGCTCTCGACATCCACCGGGCCGTCGGCCACGACCCCGCCCCGGACACCACTGTCACGCTCATCAACGCCTGGTGGGCGGCGTGGATCGCGCACATGGTGGGAGCCGTGATGGCCACCTCCGCGAGCTACGCCGACTCCGTCGTTCTCTCAGTGGCGAGCCAGGCTCTGTATCTGATCGCTGCGGTGCTCGTCATCCTGGTCATCCAGCGGATCACCGCCGCGCAGACGAGGGCCGTCGCCACGTACGTACCGACCCGGGTACCGGCTGCCTGA
- a CDS encoding cytochrome P450 has product MEPVTTPRNCPFDYAEALEFDPLLRQLQSEEPVARIRLPHGDGEAWLVTGYDDVRTVTTDRRFSRSAIIGKDFPRMTPEPIVQDEAINVMDPPASSRLRSLISKGFAPRHMERMQVRTQHVVDELLDRMEEHGSPADLFEHLAAPLPLTTICEVLDIPEDDRSQLRAHARTMMDTTIDNKDDAVRAKADLRAYFKTLTADRRENPGDDLISALATARDGDELLNDQELTVMAMVLLITGQDTTTYQIGNIAYTLLTRPKELAMLRERPEMLPQAIEELLRFIPFRKGVGIPRVALEDTELSGVKIRAGDIVHVSYLTANRDGRKFDRPDELDLERNGPSHMTFGWGGHHCLGAPLAATELQVALGTLLERFPDLRLAKPAEEVRWNKTSIWRYPLALPVTW; this is encoded by the coding sequence ATGGAACCAGTCACCACCCCGCGGAACTGCCCGTTCGACTATGCCGAGGCCCTCGAATTCGACCCGCTGCTCAGGCAGCTGCAGTCCGAAGAACCCGTTGCCCGCATCCGGCTGCCCCACGGCGACGGAGAGGCATGGCTCGTCACCGGCTACGACGACGTGCGCACAGTGACCACCGACCGGCGTTTCAGCCGCAGCGCCATCATCGGCAAGGACTTCCCGCGCATGACTCCTGAACCCATCGTTCAGGACGAGGCGATCAACGTGATGGACCCACCGGCCAGCAGTCGCCTGCGCAGCCTGATCTCCAAGGGTTTCGCGCCGCGCCACATGGAACGCATGCAGGTCCGCACCCAGCATGTCGTGGATGAGCTGCTGGACCGGATGGAGGAGCACGGCTCGCCCGCCGACCTCTTCGAACACCTGGCCGCCCCGCTGCCCCTGACGACCATCTGCGAGGTCCTCGACATTCCCGAGGACGACCGCTCGCAACTGCGTGCTCACGCGCGGACCATGATGGACACCACCATCGACAACAAGGACGACGCGGTACGGGCCAAGGCCGACCTCCGCGCCTACTTCAAGACGTTGACGGCGGACCGGCGCGAGAACCCGGGCGACGACCTGATCAGTGCGCTGGCCACCGCACGCGACGGGGACGAGCTCCTCAACGACCAGGAACTGACCGTCATGGCCATGGTCCTGCTCATCACCGGCCAGGACACCACCACGTATCAGATCGGGAACATCGCCTACACCCTGCTCACCCGTCCCAAGGAACTCGCCATGCTGCGCGAGCGTCCCGAGATGCTCCCGCAGGCCATCGAGGAGCTGTTGCGCTTCATCCCCTTCCGCAAGGGCGTCGGCATTCCTCGCGTCGCCCTGGAGGACACGGAGCTGAGCGGGGTGAAGATCCGAGCCGGGGACATCGTGCACGTCTCCTACCTGACGGCCAACCGCGACGGCCGGAAGTTCGACCGGCCCGACGAGCTGGATCTGGAACGCAACGGTCCGTCCCATATGACCTTCGGCTGGGGTGGCCACCACTGCCTCGGCGCCCCGCTCGCCGCCACGGAACTCCAAGTCGCACTCGGAACCCTCCTGGAACGCTTCCCGGACCTCAGGCTGGCGAAGCCGGCCGAAGAAGTCCGTTGGAACAAGACGTCGATCTGGCGCTATCCGCTCGCACTTCCCGTCACCTGGTGA
- a CDS encoding alpha/beta hydrolase, giving the protein MTSALTWAQLRDLKCAELEGAADGWGRASNRADAGRDSIDKQLMNGLRGTQQGEAADAAVARLRQLSRNFQYVYTECGLLRTALNSLAHEMRVQQRALQEALGDADALKFTVHADGSVTYPEAGEGLINGKPLPGGTATGRGLPGLVPPSGLVAPNPHAAKAQEIADRVGKAVRTAREIDWRYARILRKLKAEAGLKVPDATWTDAATDAAAVRGAARGYLKDAIPLDASPAERKAWWAGLTQEQREEYLAVYPDRIGNLDGIPAVVRDAANRDNLQLLIGKLEGRDDEMAETQLAGLREIDRQLHDDRKPPMFLLGIGDEGNGRAIVSYGNPDTARNVSAYVPGLNTSLDEEFAKGDLKRARDTAMGTLNHDPSSAAIVWLGYDAPQTPDGLGSLAVMGDERAERGGGAFNGFMRGLVATNENENPHLTAIGHSYGSRTVGAATQEGGGIPGVDDIVLVGSPGVGVDHAEDLGVGKGHVFVGAAEHDVVTMLPSKRQIAFGAVGLVAAGPLASYVAGDLADRGDDDLWFGKDPASEGFGARRFPVDDGPRLIGSEGVSIDAHSQYFDPRKDASSANSIALIAAGHSQRVQVEEYR; this is encoded by the coding sequence GTGACTTCGGCGCTCACCTGGGCGCAGTTACGTGATCTGAAGTGCGCCGAGCTGGAGGGCGCCGCCGACGGGTGGGGCCGGGCGAGTAACCGGGCCGATGCGGGCCGGGACAGTATCGACAAGCAGCTGATGAACGGCTTGCGCGGTACGCAGCAGGGCGAGGCTGCTGATGCGGCTGTGGCGCGGCTGCGGCAGCTGAGCCGGAACTTCCAGTACGTGTACACGGAGTGCGGCCTCCTCCGTACCGCACTGAACAGCCTCGCGCACGAGATGCGAGTCCAACAGCGGGCGTTGCAAGAGGCGTTGGGCGATGCGGATGCCCTGAAGTTCACGGTGCACGCGGACGGGTCGGTGACATACCCCGAGGCCGGCGAAGGCCTGATCAACGGGAAGCCGTTGCCGGGCGGGACCGCGACCGGGCGGGGGTTACCGGGACTGGTGCCGCCCTCGGGGCTCGTCGCACCCAACCCGCATGCGGCGAAAGCGCAGGAGATCGCGGACCGCGTGGGGAAGGCCGTACGGACGGCCAGGGAGATCGACTGGCGGTACGCGCGGATCCTGCGGAAGTTGAAGGCCGAGGCGGGTCTGAAGGTCCCCGACGCCACTTGGACGGACGCGGCGACGGACGCGGCAGCCGTACGGGGAGCGGCGCGCGGATACCTGAAAGACGCCATCCCGCTCGATGCGAGCCCGGCCGAACGGAAGGCGTGGTGGGCCGGTCTGACGCAGGAACAGCGGGAGGAGTACCTCGCGGTGTACCCGGACCGGATCGGCAACTTGGACGGGATCCCGGCGGTGGTACGGGATGCGGCCAACCGGGACAACCTTCAGCTGCTGATCGGGAAGCTGGAGGGGCGGGACGACGAGATGGCGGAGACGCAGTTGGCCGGGCTGCGGGAGATCGATCGGCAACTGCACGATGACCGGAAGCCGCCGATGTTCCTGCTGGGGATCGGGGATGAGGGGAATGGGCGGGCGATCGTCTCGTACGGGAATCCGGATACGGCGAGGAATGTGTCGGCGTATGTGCCGGGACTCAATACGTCTCTGGATGAGGAGTTCGCGAAGGGGGACCTTAAGCGGGCTCGCGACACTGCGATGGGCACCCTGAATCACGACCCTTCCAGTGCAGCGATTGTCTGGCTCGGTTATGACGCGCCTCAGACGCCTGACGGACTGGGGAGCCTGGCGGTTATGGGAGACGAGCGGGCCGAGAGGGGTGGTGGTGCATTCAACGGATTTATGCGTGGCTTGGTGGCTACGAACGAGAATGAGAACCCGCACCTGACGGCCATTGGGCATTCGTATGGATCGCGCACTGTCGGCGCCGCCACGCAGGAGGGTGGAGGAATTCCCGGAGTGGACGACATCGTCTTGGTCGGCAGTCCCGGTGTCGGCGTGGATCACGCCGAAGATCTCGGGGTCGGGAAGGGACACGTGTTCGTCGGGGCGGCGGAGCACGACGTTGTGACGATGCTCCCCTCAAAGCGGCAGATTGCTTTTGGTGCTGTGGGTCTCGTCGCCGCGGGTCCTCTCGCCTCCTACGTTGCTGGAGACCTCGCTGACCGAGGCGATGACGATCTTTGGTTCGGGAAAGACCCGGCGAGCGAGGGATTCGGTGCGAGACGTTTCCCCGTAGACGACGGCCCACGGCTGATCGGCAGTGAGGGGGTCTCTATCGATGCACATTCCCAGTACTTCGATCCTCGCAAGGACGCTTCGTCTGCGAACAGTATTGCGCTGATCGCTGCTGGACACTCGCAAAGGGTCCAGGTGGAGGAGTACCGATGA
- a CDS encoding alpha/beta hydrolase: MLILVRVLFVVTVVGTIDVLTVASSVDAVDGRLLGMLLYAALPGTAGFVLSLYVRTGGVWIWRGLLAVHVWLAIGALASLSGDGDGQGVPQLVMPIVVAVLLFHRSLRAWFELGVEQRGPQKPFILLRLITSRRDRGQSAMEYLGTVLVVVALVGALMVTEVGGQLTGEIRSAICQLTGSACPASGGDVVAGHGAGVGGGTSSGGGTGSGDADSGGSAVSGGSDSGGSNSGGSVSSGGTDSGGSTASGGTDSGGGAASGGAGGTGSGPGSGDLATQAGKDSGRPNGTERAAAGGGFFTGLVGDGLWGDVTGAADTVRHPVASGRNLGDQVVRYAQSAKDKWSRGDRAGAAGDLIRASTGAGRVGVGLPGSGSRVGAVVQQAERDYLNARIPLDAAPAGRKAWWDGLTQDQRDRYLAVSPDRIGNLDGIPATARDAANRDNLRDLMGKLEGQDDAKSKDRLAGLREIDRQLKENGKQPPMFLLGIGDEGNGRAIVSYGNPDTSKNVSAYVPGLNTSLDEEFAKNDLKRARDTAIGAQGYDRSSAAIVWLGYDAPQTPDGLGSLAVMGDGRAVKGGAAYSDFMGGIAATNQNKDPHLTAIGHSYGSRTVGAATQRPGGIPGVDDIILVGSPGVGVDHAVDLGVGAGHVFVGAAANDPVTKLPSKLQSAVGAAGLVLAGPAGAYLAGDLADPGDDDLWFGKDPASKAFGARRFPVADGPPVISGYGLSVEAHSQYFDPVRDAMSADSIALIVSGHSNRLKMEEQR, translated from the coding sequence GTGCTGATCCTTGTCCGCGTGCTCTTCGTGGTCACCGTGGTGGGCACGATCGACGTGTTGACGGTGGCGTCCTCGGTCGATGCGGTGGACGGCCGGTTGCTGGGGATGCTGCTGTACGCGGCGTTGCCGGGCACCGCCGGATTCGTACTGTCGCTGTATGTACGGACCGGCGGCGTCTGGATCTGGCGTGGCCTTCTTGCCGTGCATGTCTGGCTTGCCATTGGCGCGTTGGCATCGCTGAGCGGAGACGGCGACGGCCAAGGCGTGCCTCAACTGGTGATGCCGATCGTCGTCGCCGTTCTTCTTTTTCATCGAAGTCTACGCGCGTGGTTCGAACTCGGTGTCGAACAGCGTGGCCCGCAGAAGCCCTTCATCCTCTTGCGGTTGATCACGTCCCGCCGGGACCGCGGCCAGAGCGCGATGGAGTATCTGGGAACGGTCCTGGTGGTCGTCGCTCTGGTCGGCGCACTCATGGTGACGGAGGTCGGTGGACAGCTGACCGGCGAGATCCGGAGTGCGATCTGCCAATTGACCGGGAGCGCCTGCCCGGCATCGGGCGGGGACGTGGTGGCCGGCCATGGTGCCGGTGTCGGCGGTGGGACATCGAGTGGTGGTGGAACGGGCTCCGGTGATGCGGACTCGGGCGGTTCCGCAGTATCCGGTGGGTCGGATTCGGGCGGGTCGAACTCAGGTGGATCGGTCTCGTCCGGTGGCACCGACTCCGGGGGGTCGACTGCTTCCGGGGGTACGGACTCCGGTGGCGGCGCCGCCTCAGGAGGCGCCGGGGGGACCGGCAGTGGTCCCGGCAGCGGCGACTTAGCCACCCAGGCCGGCAAGGACAGTGGCCGGCCGAACGGGACCGAGCGGGCCGCCGCGGGCGGTGGGTTCTTCACTGGGCTCGTCGGTGACGGCCTGTGGGGTGATGTCACCGGCGCTGCCGATACCGTTCGTCACCCCGTCGCAAGCGGCAGGAACCTGGGTGACCAGGTGGTCCGGTACGCGCAGAGCGCTAAGGACAAGTGGTCCCGGGGCGACCGTGCCGGTGCGGCCGGGGACCTGATCAGGGCTTCGACCGGCGCCGGTCGCGTGGGGGTGGGGCTGCCCGGCTCCGGTTCCCGTGTCGGGGCGGTGGTGCAGCAGGCCGAGCGCGACTACCTCAACGCCCGCATCCCGCTCGATGCCGCGCCGGCCGGGCGCAAGGCGTGGTGGGACGGACTGACGCAGGATCAGCGCGATCGGTACCTCGCGGTCTCCCCGGACCGGATAGGCAATCTGGACGGGATCCCGGCGACGGCACGGGACGCGGCGAACCGGGACAACCTGCGTGACCTGATGGGCAAGTTGGAGGGTCAGGACGACGCGAAGTCGAAGGATCGGCTGGCGGGGTTGCGGGAGATCGACCGGCAGTTGAAGGAGAACGGGAAGCAGCCGCCGATGTTCCTGCTCGGTATCGGGGACGAGGGCAACGGGCGGGCGATCGTCTCGTACGGGAATCCGGACACGTCGAAGAACGTGTCGGCGTATGTGCCGGGGCTGAATACCTCCCTGGACGAGGAGTTCGCGAAGAACGACCTCAAGCGGGCCCGGGACACGGCGATCGGTGCCCAGGGGTACGACCGGTCCAGCGCGGCGATCGTCTGGCTCGGTTACGACGCGCCGCAGACCCCGGACGGGCTGGGGAGCCTGGCGGTGATGGGCGACGGCCGGGCGGTGAAGGGCGGGGCCGCCTACAGCGACTTCATGGGCGGCATCGCAGCCACCAATCAGAACAAGGATCCCCATCTGACGGCCATCGGCCATTCCTACGGCTCACGGACCGTGGGCGCTGCGACGCAGCGGCCCGGTGGGATTCCGGGCGTCGACGACATCATCCTGGTCGGCAGTCCCGGTGTGGGTGTGGACCATGCCGTGGACCTCGGGGTGGGCGCCGGCCATGTCTTCGTCGGGGCCGCGGCGAACGACCCGGTGACCAAGCTTCCGTCCAAGCTGCAGTCGGCCGTGGGCGCCGCGGGGTTGGTGCTGGCGGGGCCCGCCGGGGCGTACCTCGCCGGGGATCTGGCGGACCCGGGGGACGACGATCTGTGGTTCGGCAAGGACCCGGCGAGCAAGGCGTTCGGGGCCAGGCGTTTCCCCGTGGCCGATGGACCACCGGTGATCAGCGGTTACGGCCTGAGCGTGGAGGCGCACTCCCAGTACTTTGATCCGGTGCGGGACGCCATGTCGGCGGACAGCATCGCTCTGATCGTGTCGGGCCACTCCAACCGGCTCAAGATGGAGGAACAGCGATGA
- a CDS encoding type III polyketide synthase: MAVLCKPAIAVPEYVITKDETLELAQRLHGDHPQLSLVLRLIENTGVQKRHLIQPIEKVLEHPGFDARSIVYEAQTKDRVPAVVRQALDQAELEPSQIDLIIYVSCTGFMMPPPTAWLIGKMGFRPETRQMPIAQLGCAAGGAAVNRAHDFCTAYPDGNVLIVACEFCSLCYQPTDLGVGSLLSNGLFGDGIAAAVVRGHGGTGIRLERNGSYIIPDTEDWISYAVRSTGFHFQLDKRVPGTMEPLAPALKAVAEQHQWNASKLDFYIIHAGGPRILDDLSLFLDVPPEAFRFSRATLTEYGNIASAVVLDALARMFDEASALHGQRGMMAGFGPGITAEISLGTWTSEPEAED; this comes from the coding sequence ATGGCGGTACTCTGCAAGCCGGCAATCGCAGTTCCCGAGTACGTCATCACCAAGGACGAAACTCTGGAACTGGCACAACGATTGCACGGCGACCATCCGCAACTCAGTCTCGTCCTCCGTCTGATCGAGAACACCGGTGTGCAGAAACGGCACCTGATCCAGCCGATCGAAAAGGTTCTGGAGCACCCGGGGTTCGACGCCCGCAGCATCGTCTACGAGGCGCAGACCAAGGACCGAGTGCCGGCCGTTGTCCGCCAGGCACTCGACCAGGCGGAACTCGAGCCGTCACAGATCGACTTGATCATCTACGTCTCCTGCACCGGCTTCATGATGCCTCCGCCGACTGCATGGCTCATCGGCAAGATGGGCTTCCGGCCGGAGACACGACAGATGCCGATCGCCCAACTCGGCTGCGCCGCAGGCGGTGCGGCCGTCAACCGGGCCCACGACTTCTGCACGGCCTACCCCGACGGCAACGTCCTCATCGTCGCCTGCGAGTTCTGCTCGCTGTGCTATCAGCCCACCGATCTGGGTGTGGGATCCCTGCTCTCCAACGGCCTGTTCGGCGACGGAATCGCCGCGGCAGTGGTACGGGGCCACGGCGGCACCGGGATCCGCCTGGAACGCAACGGCTCGTACATCATCCCGGACACCGAGGACTGGATCTCCTACGCCGTCCGGTCCACGGGCTTCCACTTCCAGCTCGACAAGCGCGTGCCCGGGACCATGGAGCCACTCGCCCCGGCCCTCAAAGCCGTCGCGGAGCAGCACCAGTGGAACGCCAGCAAGCTGGACTTCTACATCATCCACGCGGGTGGTCCGCGCATCCTGGACGACCTGAGCCTCTTCCTCGACGTGCCGCCCGAGGCGTTCCGCTTCAGCCGGGCGACGCTCACCGAGTACGGCAACATAGCCAGCGCGGTGGTACTCGACGCCCTGGCCCGCATGTTCGACGAGGCATCAGCCCTCCACGGCCAGCGCGGCATGATGGCCGGCTTCGGGCCCGGCATCACCGCCGAGATCTCCCTGGGCACCTGGACCTCGGAGCCCGAGGCGGAGGACTGA
- a CDS encoding MFS transporter: METRNPRRWWILIVLCLSTLVLVIDSMALTVAVPSMTEDIGASAQDIQWILDSYILVFAGLLLTSGSLGDRFGRRKIMIIGLLLFGAASLAATFCTNPGEVIAARVAMGVGGALIMPSTLSILITVFDEEERPKAMAAWGSVSMLGLVGSPVLGGVLIDHFSWHSIFFINVPVVALAVLAALVLMPESKGPWQKPDPLGAVLSAAGMTALIWWIIELPQHGAFGGRSAITLAVAVIALGGFVVWENVTPAPMVPLVLFKHRNFSGGSLSLTLVQIGNGGLLLVLTQYLQFVLGYSPVKAGLAFVPLAVAALIGNGAGAGLAAKIGNRFLVLAGMLVMASSFALLTTVSADSGFTVPAVALGLLGLGAGLAMPAAVGALMGTIPSEKAGVGSALNDTIQQSGTALGIAILGSLLTSGFRSEMPADAPEQAKQSIAGALAVAQGDAGLVHAAREAFAASMSATFTVSAIGVLAAALLATLVMRDTKPEPAAAAPAEESELVA, encoded by the coding sequence ATGGAAACCCGCAATCCCCGCCGCTGGTGGATCCTCATCGTGCTGTGCCTGAGCACGCTGGTCCTGGTGATCGACAGCATGGCGCTGACCGTCGCGGTGCCGTCGATGACCGAGGACATCGGCGCGAGCGCCCAGGACATCCAGTGGATCCTCGACTCCTACATCCTGGTATTCGCCGGGCTCCTGCTCACCTCCGGCAGCCTCGGTGACCGGTTCGGCCGCCGAAAAATCATGATCATCGGCCTGCTGCTCTTCGGGGCGGCGTCGCTGGCCGCGACCTTCTGCACGAACCCCGGCGAGGTGATCGCAGCGCGGGTCGCGATGGGCGTCGGCGGGGCGCTGATCATGCCCTCGACACTGTCGATCCTCATCACCGTCTTCGACGAGGAGGAACGCCCCAAGGCGATGGCGGCGTGGGGCTCGGTGTCGATGCTCGGCCTGGTCGGCAGCCCGGTGCTCGGCGGCGTACTGATCGACCACTTCTCCTGGCACTCGATCTTCTTCATCAACGTCCCGGTCGTCGCGCTGGCCGTCCTGGCGGCCCTCGTCCTCATGCCGGAGTCGAAGGGGCCGTGGCAGAAGCCCGACCCTCTCGGCGCGGTGCTGTCCGCGGCCGGCATGACCGCCCTCATCTGGTGGATCATCGAGCTCCCGCAGCACGGCGCCTTCGGCGGCCGCTCCGCCATCACCCTGGCCGTCGCGGTGATCGCCCTCGGCGGGTTCGTGGTCTGGGAGAACGTCACCCCCGCGCCGATGGTGCCGCTGGTCCTGTTCAAGCACCGCAACTTCAGCGGCGGTTCGCTCTCGTTGACCCTCGTGCAGATCGGCAACGGCGGCCTGCTGCTGGTGCTCACGCAGTACCTGCAGTTCGTTCTCGGCTATTCGCCGGTCAAGGCGGGCCTCGCGTTCGTGCCGCTGGCCGTCGCGGCACTGATCGGCAACGGCGCCGGCGCCGGACTCGCCGCGAAGATCGGCAACCGCTTCCTGGTGCTGGCCGGGATGCTCGTCATGGCCTCCTCCTTCGCGCTGCTGACCACCGTCTCGGCAGACTCCGGCTTCACCGTCCCTGCGGTCGCGCTCGGATTGCTCGGCCTCGGCGCCGGCCTCGCGATGCCGGCCGCGGTCGGCGCACTGATGGGCACCATCCCGTCGGAGAAGGCCGGCGTCGGCTCGGCCCTGAACGACACCATCCAGCAGTCCGGCACCGCGCTCGGCATCGCGATCCTCGGCTCGCTCCTGACGAGCGGCTTCAGAAGCGAGATGCCCGCCGACGCACCCGAGCAGGCCAAGCAGTCGATCGCCGGCGCACTGGCCGTCGCCCAGGGCGACGCCGGACTGGTCCACGCCGCCCGGGAGGCATTCGCCGCCTCGATGTCGGCCACCTTCACCGTCAGCGCGATCGGCGTCCTGGCCGCCGCCCTCCTGGCCACCCTGGTCATGCGCGACACCAAGCCCGAACCTGCCGCAGCCGCCCCGGCCGAGGAGTCCGAACTCGTCGCCTGA
- a CDS encoding TetR/AcrR family transcriptional regulator translates to MTARTNPIPSVWARQQPAPDQPALSRAAIVREAIAMLDADGIEALSMRKLGARLNAGATSLYRHVATKDELMELAVDEVAAEITVPSPDFVRGDPEADSPGWRAAATEAARSFRATALRHPWLSSVLGQAGLAYLGPNLMSFSERLAALFTAAGFPEPSRAIDTVLSYVIGMSTTEAAWLTTVARSGETEADFIARLMPAAQRAAADHDHLADAYAAPVALDPVEIRETKFAYGLEVVLDGLAMRLPRD, encoded by the coding sequence ATGACCGCCAGGACGAACCCGATCCCGTCCGTGTGGGCCCGGCAGCAGCCCGCGCCCGACCAGCCCGCACTCAGTCGGGCCGCGATCGTCCGCGAGGCGATCGCCATGCTGGACGCCGACGGCATCGAGGCACTGAGCATGCGCAAGCTCGGCGCCCGTCTGAACGCCGGCGCGACCTCCCTCTACCGGCACGTCGCGACCAAGGACGAGCTGATGGAGCTCGCGGTGGACGAGGTCGCCGCCGAGATCACCGTCCCCTCCCCGGACTTCGTCCGGGGGGACCCCGAGGCCGACAGCCCCGGCTGGCGCGCCGCCGCCACGGAGGCCGCCCGGTCCTTCCGGGCGACGGCCCTGCGCCACCCGTGGCTGTCCTCGGTCCTCGGCCAGGCGGGCCTCGCCTACCTGGGCCCCAACCTCATGTCCTTCTCCGAGCGACTGGCCGCCCTGTTCACGGCCGCCGGCTTTCCCGAGCCGAGCCGTGCGATCGACACCGTCCTGTCGTACGTGATCGGCATGAGCACCACGGAGGCGGCCTGGCTCACCACGGTCGCCCGCTCCGGCGAGACCGAGGCCGATTTCATCGCCCGCCTCATGCCCGCCGCCCAGCGGGCCGCGGCCGACCACGATCACCTCGCCGACGCCTACGCCGCTCCCGTGGCCCTCGACCCCGTCGAGATCCGCGAAACCAAGTTCGCCTACGGCCTGGAAGTGGTCCTCGACGGCCTCGCGATGCGGCTTCCGCGCGACTGA
- a CDS encoding DUF1259 domain-containing protein, with translation MMTGDRQQDTYRQAATSRRRLLAAAALAPVLGGPGSAVARAMPAGGHTHQRVRPVTTTQADWAAVAKVLGRSGNLLRGTTYHTPFPRDDLRVVVEDDIVITPELALGAHVAFVRYADGSTMCMGDVAVTESELQRVIDAWQANGIAQTALHKHLPAHCPDMWWVHVHGHGHDELALARGLRAGFERTGIPPARPSGPPSPVDLDIAGIEAALGAKGSSDGVVYKAVFARRETICDGHLVLPSGLGATSAFIFQPLGNGRAALSGDCVMLAEEVQNVLGALRRGGIDLVELHNHHLTESPRLFFTHFWAVGDAVELAKGLRPALDATNVVPTSGV, from the coding sequence ATGATGACTGGAGACCGACAGCAGGACACCTACCGACAGGCGGCCACGTCCCGGCGGCGGCTGCTGGCCGCTGCTGCCCTGGCACCGGTGCTGGGCGGGCCGGGCTCGGCCGTCGCTCGCGCGATGCCCGCCGGGGGGCATACTCACCAGCGGGTCAGGCCGGTGACCACCACCCAGGCGGACTGGGCGGCCGTAGCGAAGGTACTGGGCCGCAGCGGCAACCTGCTGCGAGGGACGACGTACCACACCCCCTTCCCACGCGACGATCTTCGCGTCGTCGTCGAGGACGACATCGTCATCACACCGGAGCTCGCACTGGGTGCGCACGTGGCCTTCGTCCGCTACGCCGACGGCAGCACGATGTGCATGGGCGATGTGGCGGTCACCGAGAGCGAACTGCAGCGGGTGATCGACGCCTGGCAGGCGAATGGAATCGCGCAGACCGCGCTCCACAAGCATCTGCCCGCCCATTGCCCCGACATGTGGTGGGTCCACGTCCACGGACACGGCCATGACGAACTGGCCCTGGCGCGCGGCCTGCGCGCAGGGTTCGAACGCACCGGCATCCCGCCGGCAAGACCGTCCGGCCCGCCGAGCCCCGTCGACCTGGACATTGCCGGAATCGAAGCTGCGCTGGGCGCCAAGGGTTCCAGCGACGGCGTGGTCTACAAGGCCGTCTTCGCCCGCCGCGAGACGATCTGCGACGGCCATCTGGTACTGCCCTCCGGTCTGGGCGCGACCAGCGCGTTCATCTTCCAGCCGCTGGGAAACGGCAGGGCAGCGCTCAGCGGCGACTGCGTCATGCTCGCCGAGGAGGTCCAGAACGTACTGGGAGCCTTGCGGCGGGGCGGGATCGATCTCGTCGAGCTGCACAACCACCACCTGACGGAGAGCCCCCGCCTGTTCTTCACCCATTTCTGGGCCGTGGGCGACGCTGTCGAGCTCGCCAAAGGGCTGCGTCCCGCATTGGATGCCACCAACGTGGTGCCGACCAGCGGCGTGTGA